One window from the genome of Chaetodon trifascialis isolate fChaTrf1 chromosome 20, fChaTrf1.hap1, whole genome shotgun sequence encodes:
- the LOC139348959 gene encoding prosaposin: MALLKIALLLFICLEGCALTSAFNVDDLQNVPDALRANGDVCKDCTQIFELLADMLSSTDLQKKIMDSLESMCDHLPGSAAKLCKEEVEKMLPVAISFMTAVVKPAEVCKIIGLCGSCDKQEKMLRYFVKEAVQAAMTSENVQPATQCSFCIFLVKTLEDLLPKERTEGAVIQVLEEICHILPSSYRDQCEAVIGKFGKTVLDAILSYATPQAICALIRLCKGQEAPLVDPCTLTTHRCRDMKTALRCGTLFYCQRFAWKPLNYSTL, encoded by the exons ATGGCCTTGCTCAAGATTGCGTTGCTTCTATTCATTTGTCTTGAAGGCTGTG CTCTGACTTCAGCTTTTAATGTTGATGATTTGCAAAATGTTCCAGATGCCCTGAGAGCA AATGGGGACGTCTGCAAGGACTGCACCCAAATATTTGAACTCCTTGCTGACATGCTTTCTAGTACGGACCTCCAG AAAAAGATCATGGATAGCCTGGAAAGTATGTGTGACCACCTGCCTGGGTCAGCCGCCAAACTCTGCAAAGAAGAGGTGGAGAAGATGCTCCCGGTGGCCATCAGCTTCATGACTGCTGTTGTT AAACCAGCTGAGGTCTGCAAAATCATTGGGCTCTGTGGCTCCTGTGACAAGCAGGAAAAGATGCTCCGGTATTTCGTTAAGGAGGCTGTTCAGGCTGCCATGACAAgtgaaaat GTGCAGCCCGCAACACAATGCTCTTTCTGCATTTTTCTAGTCAAGACTTTGGAGGACTTGCTGCCTAAAGAAAGGACTGAG ggtGCTGTGATTCAAGTGCTGGAGGagatttgtcacattttgccCTCCTCCTACCGGGATCAGTGTGAGGCTGTGATTGGCAAGTTCGGCAAGACAGTGCTGGACGCCATCCTGAGCTACGCCACCCCTCAGGCCATCTGCGCTCTCATCCGCCTGTGTAAAGGGCAAGAGGCTCCTCTCGTAG ACCCATGCACTTTGACAACGCACAGGTGCAGGGACATGAAGACTGCCCTCAGATGTGGA ACGCTGTTTTACTGTCAGAGATTTGCATGGAAGCCTCTCAACTACAGCACGCTTTAA